A genomic region of Streptosporangium lutulentum contains the following coding sequences:
- a CDS encoding SSI family serine proteinase inhibitor, whose amino-acid sequence MRCLLCLATAGLFLLSGTAGAVAESPPYDPRPSSDPTIPPDSDGSVGNGPVSSAVEPPRNVKTLVLSIAKGDESAPVARYALLQCDPPRGTHSDPEWACEVLEEVGGHPADLKPRREVACTLQYDPVTVSATGIWNGRFIRFERTYGNTCMLLAETGPVFAFWNSAGWGPKGSRRSQPQGDTGAVATAEPLRAKN is encoded by the coding sequence ATGCGATGTCTTCTCTGTCTGGCCACTGCTGGACTTTTCCTTCTCTCCGGTACGGCCGGCGCGGTCGCGGAGTCCCCTCCCTACGATCCCCGCCCGTCCTCGGATCCGACGATCCCGCCCGACTCGGATGGCTCCGTCGGGAACGGGCCGGTTTCGAGTGCGGTCGAGCCTCCACGCAACGTGAAGACGCTCGTGCTGAGCATCGCGAAGGGAGACGAATCAGCACCCGTGGCGCGTTATGCCCTGCTCCAGTGCGATCCGCCGCGCGGCACGCACTCCGATCCCGAGTGGGCGTGTGAGGTGCTGGAGGAGGTGGGAGGTCATCCCGCCGATCTCAAACCGCGACGGGAGGTGGCCTGTACGTTGCAGTACGACCCGGTCACCGTGAGCGCGACCGGGATCTGGAACGGCCGCTTCATCCGATTCGAGCGAACCTACGGCAACACCTGCATGCTGTTGGCCGAGACGGGCCCGGTCTTCGCCTTCTGGAATTCCGCGGGCTGGGGCCCCAAGGGTTCACGGCGTTCTCAGCCCCAGGGGGACACGGGAGCGGTCGCGACCGCCGAACCGCTGAGGGCGAAGAACTGA